CTTTTAAAGTGCCTGGAATGGAAATGCTAACATGAAGCTCCTTGATAATTAGCTAAAAAAATATTAGGGTCTATTTCAGGATATATTCCAAGAAGTGTAACAATGGCACATAATTCATACAGCATggctgtgtatgtgtgtgtgtgtctgcactACTCAAGCCTATTTCCAAGAAGGTGACATTTTCAATTTAGCCTGGATTTTAGGCTTGGTTTTAAAGTTTAAGCTAAGCCACATCTTTACAGTGGGCTCTGTACTAATGACAATTTGCAAGCTGCATTCTGTGATTTGAACCTAGGTTTAGCTTGGCTTCTTCCATGAGATACTCCTTGTAGTAAGTCAAAAGATCTAGAGTTTATATTATTGTTGTCCATTTTTTTAGACCTAAACCCAAAACTTTGTTTTCAAGACTGATCAGAGAGAATTGGCATGAAGACTTAATCCAGGGTGTTCAGCAGAAAAGAAGCACAGAGATACAGTGAAAATCATGCTTAAAGTTTATATCTTTTGCCAGCCTACTGAGATAACTAAAAACTCAGGTACTAGAAGTTTGTTAGGGCTGAACCAACATCTTCTCTGCACTTGTGAAGGAGgaattcccttttccttttttaacgGATTCTCCTTGTTTAATCATCTCCAATTAATTATCTAAAATGCAGGTTATTTTTAGGAATCTGTGAGAAATGTTGCATTTGGATGTTGGGCTCCACAGTAAAGCTGAGAGCCTTCAGCCACACAGACACACTTCAGACAGAAAGGCTGAACTGAGAAAATCAGCAGGGTTGTACCTGTAGCTCTTTTATACATCCCATTAGATGGACACCAAAGACAGCACAGCAAGAAAAAGAACTGTTGAAGTTCCCTAGGATGTTTTTTTCTACATTCTAGATTTCTTTGTGCTTAAGACAGGTGTTGTTTACTGACCAACACAGTCCCTTGATATCTGTTGAAACCTCAGGCACCTCCTGAGCAGAATCTGAAGTCTGCCTTTCCTAAGGTGCTGAGACAAGCCAGTGTCCCTTAATTCCCTCCTATCTGCTACAGCCATGCCAACTGGTCTGTGGTCTGGGACACCCTGGTTTATGGTCAGGGTTACCCTGGTTTATGGTCAGGGTTACCCTGGTCTATGGTCTGGGATACCCTGGTCTATGGTCTGGGATACACTGGTCTATGGTCTGGGATACCCTGGATTATGGTCTGGGATACCCTGGATTATAGTCTGGGATACCCTGTCCCATGGTCTGGTATACCCTGGCCCATGGTCTGAGTGCCCAGCCCCAGATTTTGGCAGCTCCTGTAGATGCCAGCACGAGCTGAGGTGATGGAGCACATTGCAAACTGTGGCCTGTAAAGCtaaagccaggctggattttTAGTAAATCCCACAGCTGGTGTCTCTTTCCAAGGGATTTACTGCAAGCAGGTGGCACTGCTCAGATGTCTCTGCTCTGCCAAGGTGAAGGGGAGGAGGAGATAAAAGGGTGGGGTTTTGCTGGTGAAATGCAAACATTTGAGGAGAACTGAGGAGTGGAATCCTTGGCTTTGTGTGCAAGTGTGCAGATTTCCATTCAAGCTGAGATGACTGCAAGGGGATGATTCATTTGGGACATCTAGGCTGATGTCTCCAGGCTACTGCCCTAAAAACCCTTTGCTGTCATGCATGAGGGAAGAATGTCCCTCTCCAAGAGCAATGCCAAACACTTTTAAGCAGCAATGTAATTGCTTCATAAGCTGGCAAAAGGATGGAGCTGAATTAGAAAATCTTAATGGCAAGGAAAATTTTATGGTGAAAGGCTGGTCTGCGTTGTTTGCAGATATTACTGAGAGAGAATTTTTCCATGTTCTCCCCTAAGGTTAAACTGTGAAATGAAAAACTGTAAAGCAAGGGTAGGAAAGTTGCCAAAAAGGGGAGGTGttgagaggaaggagagaaaacttCGCCATTTTATAGATGCAAAGCCTTAAATAAAAGTCAAAACTTTCAATCTGCTGAGGCCCAAGTGTGGGACCAAGATATGATGTGAGATACACTACAGTTaaagcaggaagggaaaattTAGTGACTGTGATGTGCTTCCTTTTTACAGAACTATCTTCACTTGCTACTCAGCTTCAGGAAGCAGATTTTGGCAACAAGTTGTTTACCTGAATTGTGTCTCATAGGAAAGAAAGGCTCTGTCCCCAGTGCAAGGTGGAAGAGGCACTTACCTGCAGAGACTGTGCTTGAAAAGCCACTGCCAAGTCACAAGcacaaaaatctgcttttacTCCCAGTTTGAGCGAGGCCTTGGCCTCAGCCTCTCACACCAAGGGATAACAACTTCAGTTAAACACATGGCATGCTCCCCAAAAGAATACAGCACAATTACCTTAAAGTTTGATTGTGTGTAGTAACAGAGATGTCCAAGAGTGGGCTCTCGGTCACAACGTCTCCGTACGAGCCAGAATTTAGCCAAGCTGAGCGGGTTCgcctctttttcttctcttgctccttACGTTTTCCaggctttgctttctttttcttccctgatGCCTTCAGGGGCTGCTCCTTGTAGGTCTGTGATTTGTTTGTCTCCTGAGTGAGGTATCTGccctcatcctcactgccaaaCCGGACAGGGTAGTTCTTGGTGTTGGTGGCAGGTTTAGGGTTCGGCGACACCTCCGACGTTGCACGGATCTCTGCGGTGTTGACCCCTTCGATTAAATTTTGAAGGAATATTCTTCTTCTTAAGTCTTGGATTGACTTGCCCTTGTCATGCAATAGCTGGTGCTCTGATACAGCCCGTTTGctaaaggaagaaaagagaggagagggaaaaaatgtttaGGATTTGGTTATTGCCCAGTGTTTGGCAGAGCTCCTCACTTCTCTGGCTGTGGTGGCCACAGTGACCATGTACCAGGCTTGGAGACATCCATTGAAGCCAGACTGCTGAAGTCCTGCTTCATCCTCAGAGTAGCTGCTCTcagcagagaagagaaagacCTAAGCGGGTAATAATTCTCAGCTGACTGATCACACACCACTGGAGCTGGATTAGTCACTGCTCTGTTCTAGGAAAGCATCATGACTCTTAATATATCACACTGGAGGCAGTAAAAGCAGGAAGGCAGTTCCTATCTCTCCTACTCAGAGATAGGAAAACTAAAGGGTCAGATAATGCCGCAAGAGAGGGAAAACCCAGCACTTGTGCTGGAGCCGGAAGCAGTGTTTATACAGCATCATTCTTGTGATTTTCTTCTGCTCAGTCATGTGCTTCAAAAACATAAGCAAGCACATAAAAGTGCATTTTACTCCtacatttaaataaatgcaaatgCAGGAGCATTagggaaaaatgttttaatttggGTGCCTAAAGCACAGGCACTTCAGTCCATAATGAGCTATGCAAGGAGGCAACCTGAGCATCAGCAGACAAGAGCCTCAGCCACTCCTGTGGATTTACTGCTTGTCACTTGTGCCTAATTATGGTTTCTAAGATGCCCTCCTAGTGTTGCTTGAAGTGTGAACTTTTGGGGCCAAATTTCTtgtctgctgtgttgtttgAATTTTATGCTAACCCTCTTCACTGGACCTTCTTCAAAAGCATCCTGGTTTGCTAGAGTGGTTTGTCCAGAGTTCATCCTGACCTTTTGCTACACTGAGCTCTGTCTTGTTTTCAAGGAACTGGGAGCTGAGTAGCTATCTATCTTTTAGAGATGTTGTACTGGCAAGGAATGTATTAAACATCTGAGGAAAGAAGATACAAATGACACCTGGATAATAAATAACCAGAGAAAATGTGAGAAAATACGTGCCTTTTTCTTGAACTGGAATAgatgcacagctgtgctgtgaacAACAGACAGAGCACAAGCTGGGATTTTAGCTACATTCCCATGAATACAATAATACAGTTTATCCTTCCAATTGCTCTACTCCAGCATGCAGAGCTTGGCTATGGAATCTCTCCTCTTGCATCAGGATGTGGCATGTGACTGGATTCTCTCTGGCCAAAGAAATTCCATTCACTGCTTTGCTTGTCCTACAATCATTTGGTCAGTTAGCTGGGTAAAAAGTGGTTTCTGCATGCAGGAGAAGACACATCACTGGGAGTGAATAttccttccttccatccctcctgctACGTTACcagatttaaaaatgcaaaatatttggGAGTGTTCTGCAGGTTCTCTTTCTCAGTCCCCTTAGCCAAAGTCTTCAGGTTTATGACTTGATGAACAGTAGATCTATTGGAAGTTGGAAATTTCAAGTAGCTCTGTTTTAAGACCATCCCCTTCAATTTCTGTCTTGTAGGGCTGCACTTTTTGAGTATTGGGTTCAAGTGATGGATTGAAGTGACACTACATCTCTATTGCTCAGTGCAAAATTCAAAGAGCAGCTTTCCCCCATTCCACAATGAGACTGCAAGATGACTGTCAAAATCTTGCTCAAAATCATCTCTGCATATACAGAGGTTTGTGAGTACACATGTCATCAAATATTGTCTGTGTTTTAAGTGTCCCAAAATCAGTTTTGGATGACTTCAGCCTTTAGGACAAGTATTTTTTAACCCTCTTCTAAATGTCCCTAAGCAAAAATGCAATGTGATAATGCATTCAGCTGATCCCATGTTGTGTCTTTCTCTTCAGTGCAGCTGTGACCATTAGCACAAGCTTGTCATTTCCCTCAGAAGAAGTTTTTTGAACAAGAGCCATCTCCAACACCCTTCTCATTAGGGTCAGCCTGACTGGCAAGTAGGCCAGTAAAaccagcaccctgggctgctctgtgtgACTGCCTCTGTGCTGCCTGTCAGGCTGTCCAGTGTGACTCAGGTTACATTCTGAGCTTCAGCAGTCTGTTTTCTCAGCAAATTTGCATGGGAAATGCAGTTCTGCTTTCATCCTTCTAGTTCATAGAAAGTGTAGGAAACCTCCATGCTTTAGGGAGTGTGAGCCAGTGTCTCATGTGATGAGCAAAGCTTTCCTACTGCCTCTTGTGAACTACCAAGGATAATTCCTTCTATCACAGACAACCCAAAGCTTCCTTAATCCTCTAATGTGTATTTGGTCAACTTCCCCACTGTGACAAAATCTTGACTCTCCAAAGCCTGTTATTAAAGTCCTCTTGATTGAAAGCCTATTCCATTTTACAGAGCTGAAAGCTAAACATTTGGTTCCAGTACACACAAAGCAGTCAGAGAGCATTACAAGATCTACATCTTGAGTGAGTATGCATTTCCAAAATAATGCAGGGATTGACGTGTGAGGGACTGGTGTGCCAAAGAGGGAAGGTTTCTCTTTAAATGTCTGTATGATATTTAGCATCAAGTCTGGCCCCAAATAACATTCTGCTATTCCAGATGATTGTATAACATTATGTAGTGTTACATTTCACATGACTTCTATTACTCAGCCAGACTTAAGGATTACATTTTGCCTACCGGCTTCCTTTGTATACTCTAGACCAAAAAACCTCCTTGAAACAAAGATGTGGTAGATACATATCTCTGTGACCTCCTGCCTCTTTCTGCCTCAGTTATTCAAACAACTCCTATGTTTGCAAGTCATGGAGAAAGGCTTGCCCAAGAGGACTGATGTAAGAAGTGCTTCATAATGGAGATATCAACAATATCTCACCCACACACTCAGAGCAGGAAGGCAATGGAGGCTGCAATGATTGCATTCACATATTGGCCACAATATGGAAAAAATCATTAGGCTGTTAGGGTTAAGATGACCCACtagaggtcccttccatcctTCTATAAAACACACCTCTCCTCCAAGGAAAAGGATCCTGTACCCAAATCAAGAGCAGTAAATGCTAAGCTTACATGTGGCAGACACTTTTGAGAGAGGGATGTTGATGGTTTGTACTTGACCAGAGCATCCAAACTAATTACTGGATCCAAGTACACTGTGTACACATGAGGCTGAGTGTCTCATcatggggagagcagcagaaatCCATGACTTGTGACTATCCTGACTTCACATACTACCAGATAAGCTGCTCTTTTCAGGCACAttcctccttcttttttttttttttttccttgagataTCTAGCATTTCCAAAAGGCAACATTCTTCAAGCTACCACTTTCTATCTCAGAGAGCTGCTCTTATTTAGCTGTTATTACCCTTGACTATTCATGTTGGGTCTGATCCTAAATTCAGCAAAATAACTGAGGAGGATTCAGTCGGCTCTCTGTATTTTGCAAGACTGTGAGTGCCCTTGCCACTGACTCCAAAGGGAGGGAAATCTGCTCAACCTATCTCAggcttcagaaaaatattttgaacagaTCTAGGGACACGATGCTGCGATGTCTGGACGTGATgataaaaatatgtaatttcATTTTGAGGCATTACTGGTTTCTCAGAAGTTCTTTAGCAGCTAAAGCACTCCTATAACAAATAACATGTCTGGAAATCTTTTCTTGGGACAATTTGCTGTTGCTTGCCATGAGATATTTGCTTCAGCAAAGTCTGTAGAACCAGGCCTATgtaattttgattatttttgcATGTCTATAATAATGTGCTTCAGTATTTTCATCCATTACTGGCTTAAGTTTttgactgagaaaaaaaaaatctcaaagcTTAAATGAGTTATTAACCATTAACTCTAGGAATGGTTTGTGGTGATATTAAAACAGGACAGATGTTTGAGTGTGgtgtctgtgtttgtgctgtgccCACAAACAAAACTACACGGATGCCACTAACTGACAGCTGACTGGTTTCTTGTGTGTGTTTTACATGCCAGAGCAAAGAGGGGGCTGAGAAATGCCTTTTCACTGGTTAGCTTACACTTTTCTTCCCCCCTGTCAGGACAGAATGGGGAAGCTGGGAAGACCTCTAATCCTGACCTTTAAAAACAAGTGTTAGAACTACACTAActtcaaaaagagaaagagtATTTCTCtgcaaatcttttttttttttttacacaacCAATTTTGGCTTAGATCCAGTTCAGAGTTTCCTAGCCAAGAAAATAACAGCATCTAACTGCACTTcaactattttctttttttttatttatttttgaaactgAAGTTTGATTTCTCTATATAATCTGGTCCCAAAAGAAACAAATAGCCCAAGAACAGCTTTCAGGAGTACAAAGCAGTTAAAAGTTAATGGACTGAGAATAATACACTGTAACATTATCAGCAATAACATGTTCTACACAATTTGCTGTAGGAGATTTGTAATAGCTCTCTGCCTGGTGCCAAACTTTAGGTGTGTCTGAAGTCGCTTCACCTGgggtaattttttctttttttttctattgggtgttttgggtttttaaaaattattattattattattattattattattattattattattattattattattattatgtgtGTTGCTTAACTGGCAGAGGAAATGTTATTTGGAGATCTTGTCTTTATGTATGTAATAAAACTTTTACAAGGAAACCCATCTGAAATTGTTTGCTGTGTCATGTTTCCCTGTAAGTTGTGATCGGATTTTCCAGCCCTCTGTCTCCAACTTGGCTTCCTTTGGAACTGAATAACAATACAGCCCTCCCCAGTGTGACTGAGGTGTTTCTTCCTTAGAAAATCTGATGCAAGTCCAGAGAAAGCCAGCAAGTTGGATGTGTgagacagctgctcctgcatcAGCACAGAGCCTTCTCATGCACTTTGTGTACGGGTATTGCTATAAACCAGGCTGATtattttggaagaagcaaaaaGGTCATTTCCTGAACAGACTGTCTTAAGTTACACTATCATTTATCAAAAAATATGCCTCTGCCTATAAGTAAGATACTGGACTccctttggattttttttcccccctaaagtGGCAGAAGTCCAAAGAAATTGTTCAGTACTTCAGTGTCACGGTGGCCCTCACTTCTGCGTGTTTCCCCTACCCCTATCAATATTGGCTCCGCGCCGGAGCCGAGGAAGTGTCCGTAAGTCAGtgtaaaacacagcatttgCACAAACCGGGAtgctccctgccaggggccCGGGCAGCTGCGCAACAATCACCCAGGTGTGTGGGAAGAGAAGCCCCTGAGCTTTCACACCGCCTCCCCCGGGGCTTTGTAAGGTCAGACAGCTGCAAAGCgcccctgtcctgtcccagtgCCTCCTCCTGGCTCTCAGGTGAGCACCTGGGGCAGGTAACCCGCGCCGGCCCCGCGCAGAGCCGGCAGCGCTGCGGAGCCTCCCGGGCTGCCTccttccatccttccatccctcctgccctccatccctcctgccctccgtccccacggccccgccgccgcaGCCAGGGAGGATAAaggcaaagaagaaaagaaaaagagaaactcACAGTCTGCGGCTGATCCCCTCTACTGATCTCCCGTAGGAGGGCACGGAATAACTCAGCAGGAACACTGCGAAACTCCACTGCTGGAAGAGTTTAGCGAACATTGTATCCTCGGGGGCTTAAAAACCTGCAAGGAAAGAGAGGTCAGTCCCCAGGGACAGATGCGCCAGCGCCGTCTTCAAGGAGTCCCCGCTTCGGCTCTACCAGCTCCGAGGctctgaaggaaaaacaaactttCTGAGCTCTCGGCTCACTCCTTCCAAACTTCGCTCTGTCTCTCTCCCTTCCTTGctctctgcctctccctccctccctctttccctccctccctccgtcTCTCTGTCTCTCGCTGCCCGCAGGCAAGATCTCTCTCGGTATTAGTTCAAAAAGCATCTAGCTCTCATCTGAGCAGGGTTAGAGCGGGGTTCAGCGagctccctgagccctgctTAGTTCTAGTCCGCTAAGCCACTCTCTCAGGGCTTTATGTTACAGCAGAAGCCCTCTTTGCAGATAAGGAAAGATTCCCAAAAGTCAGCTCAGCTGCTCGCTTCCCTGTAAACACCCgcggacacacacacacacacacacataggcTGAGGCAGAGGGGGAACGCATCCCCACATCTGTCTTTCAGTAATAcctctgcaaagaaaaaaaaaacaaaaaaccaaaagggtCAGGTTCACGTCTCCAGCTGCCAGAAAGTTGTGGTCCCCAGCAGTGACAAGGAGAGAGACAAGCAAAGGTCTGGAGAGCCCGAGCGGTCTGGGAGGAGCGGCAGCCCCGGGAGGCTCAGGGGCAGGGAAGCACGCTTGGCTCGGCAGGTTGGACCGGGCTGCAGCCCGCGATGTTCACACGCTCCGGAGCAGCCTCTGGGAGACCTGCGGCAGGACGGAGGCTTTTGCAAAGAGATGGCGCCCTAGGAACATGTGCGGAGAGAGCGAGAGCCCGGGCGGGATACCCACAGCCAAAACGGAGACTGGGAATCAGCGCTGCCTGGGCCCGCGACCAAAAAGGAGCGAAGAAAGGGAAACACCCGGCAGCACATGCACTCGGCGGACCCCAAGCACTCCGACCGAGCTCTCCGCATCTCCTGCAGCCGCACTCCTCTCTCGCTCACCTTCCAGCTCTCCCTTTTTGTGTTTACCCCCGGGTCAGCGTCTCCCCTGCCGCGGGGATTCCTCCCATCGCTGGGAGCGCTTTTTAGCTCAAGCCCAAAGCGCTGCCCGGGATTGCTGCCGCCTTTCCTTGCACCTACCGTGGCTGCTCGCCGCTCCCCTATTAGCCGGAGGGTCGGCTCCTAATGATGCTAAttgtgcagggagggggggaGCTCAGGGGGAGGGCTGCGGGGAGGACTCGCGCTCTATGAACACAGGCGCTCCTGGCCAAAAAAGTAAACTAGTGGAAagttttctcctcctctccctctttcGCCTTCCACTTCGCCCTCCTtctcagcctggccagggcGCTGCAAACCGCTGCGTCAGGTTGCGCTCCCCAGCGCCGCGGGGCtgtgcggggacagcgggggccGGAGCGGCGGGAGGGCAGCCCCGGTTAACCCCGGGCAGCCCCGGTTGGCCCCGGTTAGCCCCGGGCAGCCCCGGTTAACCCCGGGCAGCCCCGGTTAAGCCCCGGCGGGCACCggcagccccgcagcccccgaCACAAAGTTTGGAGGCGCCAAACTTTTCCATGCCGGGACAGCGCTGGTGTGAAAGCCGAAGGCGCACGGAGCTGCCCCGGCTGCTCcaaggggacacggggacggaGCCAGGGCAGCGCTCCCGtcgcccccagccccatccgGAGGGAATGCCCTGCTCGCCCATGTCCCCGCGTCCAGCGCACACCTGGGACCCAGTTCCGTGCCCGCAGCATCCCGGGATGCTCGCCCGGAGCCTCCCCAGAGCCCGCGGAGGGGCAGCTGGTGGTGCCGCTGACAGCCTGATTTACAGGGAATGCTTTCCCAACACCCTCACCAGCCGCAACAAAACACACTGAGGCGTGCCGGCTCCTTCTCATCCTGCCCCCGAATTAAAGCAGGCGCTCCGGGAGGGTTTAGGTGCAAAGCGAAGCGTTTTTCTACCTGCAGGTTATTTGAAGTTAAGCGACGCTTGCTGACGCGATTTAAAAGCCCAGATTCCACAACACACAGGCAAATAAAACAGACAGCGTAAGAGCTGAAATAGAAATCATGCTGAAAACATT
This Agelaius phoeniceus isolate bAgePho1 chromosome 5, bAgePho1.hap1, whole genome shotgun sequence DNA region includes the following protein-coding sequences:
- the PTHLH gene encoding parathyroid hormone-related protein isoform X2 — protein: MKQDFSSLASMDVSKPGTWSLWPPQPENKRAVSEHQLLHDKGKSIQDLRRRIFLQNLIEGVNTAEIRATSEVSPNPKPATNTKNYPVRFGSEDEGRYLTQETNKSQTYKEQPLKASGKKKKAKPGKRKEQEKKKRRTRSAWLNSGSYGDVVTESPLLDISVTTHNQTLRRR
- the PTHLH gene encoding parathyroid hormone-related protein isoform X1, with the translated sequence MFAKLFQQWSFAVFLLSYSVPSYGRSVEGISRRLKRAVSEHQLLHDKGKSIQDLRRRIFLQNLIEGVNTAEIRATSEVSPNPKPATNTKNYPVRFGSEDEGRYLTQETNKSQTYKEQPLKASGKKKKAKPGKRKEQEKKKRRTRSAWLNSGSYGDVVTESPLLDISVTTHNQTLRRR